In Oncorhynchus masou masou isolate Uvic2021 chromosome 28, UVic_Omas_1.1, whole genome shotgun sequence, the DNA window tacaacgctgtgtactactcccttcacagaacagtgcaaactgtctctaaccagaatagaaagagagatacatgaaggtcttgtttgagaaacagacgtctcacaaggcctcaactggcagcttcgttaaatagtacccgcaacgCTTGCTTCTATGTGCCAAATttgtagcatcatatccaagaagagtcaaggctgtaattgcttctaatggtgcttcaacaaagtactgagtaaagggtctgaatatttctgcaaatgtgatatttaagtgtTATTTTTATAAACTAGCAAAAAtgtctggggtattgtgtgtagattaaggctgtaacgtaacacaattcGGAATAAGTCAAgaaatctgaatactttcctgaagGCACTGCCCTGCTGGATGTTCCCCTGAATGTTCACATTTTCCTGCAAGGGGATTGTGTTTAAGAATTTCTTGTTGGTTGCTCTCAAAGGTGATCTGACTGGACAAGTGTTGGCCTACACCAGCCTGCTGCCCATAGCGATCCTCGTAGGCTTTGTCACTCTCATAGTGTTCAAGCGTGAACTGCACACGGTAAGTAATGTAACCCAGATCCTTGCCCCATACGGGGTTACCCAACTCCCTGCTGGATCACTAAATGAGGACAGGACACGTGTCACACTGACACATGTCACATGCTAAgccatacagtggcttgcaaaagtattcatcccccttggcatttttcctatttttttgcCTTAACTTGGAATTATAACAGCTTTTTGTGGGGGTtgtgtcatttgatttacacaacatgcttaccactttgaagatgcaaaatattttttattgtgaaacaaacaagaaataagacaaaaaaaatctgaacttgagcgtgcataactaatcaagccccccaaagtcaatactttgtagagccaccttttgcagctattacagctgcaagtctcttggggtatgtctctcttagcttggcacatctagccactgggatttttgtccattcttcaaggaaaaactgctccagctcctttaagttggatgggttccactggtgtacagcaatcattaagtcataccacagattctcaattggattgaggtctgtgctttgactaggccattccaagacatttaaatgtttccccttaaatcatttgagtgttgctttagcagtatgcttagggtcattgtcctgctggaaggtgaacctccgtcccagtctcaaatctctggaagactgaaacaggtttccctcaagaatttccctgtatttagcgccatccatcattcctttaattctgaccagtttcccagtcccttaCGATGGAAAAACatgatgttctcggggtgatgagaggtgttgggtttgtgccagacatagcattttccttgatggccaaaaagctaaattttagtctcatctgaccagagtacattctaccatatgtttggggagtctcctacattccttttggcgaacaccaaatgtgtttgcttattttttttctgtaaagcccagctctgtggagtgtatggcttaaagtggtcctatggacagatccTCCGATCTCCGCTGTGGCACTTTGCAGCTCCTTCTAGGTTAcatttggtctctttgttgcctctctgattcatgccctccttgcctggtctgtgagttttggtgggcggccctctcttggcaggttttttgtggtgccatattatttcaattttttaataatggatttcatggtgctctgtggaatgttcagtttctgatattttttataacccatccCTGATCCTTATTTCTCCAAAACGTTGTCCTTGACCTGTTGGGAGAGTTctttggtcttcatagtgccgcttaCTAGGCGGTGTccattgcttagtggtgttgcagactctggggcctttcagaacgtatatatatatatatatatatatatatatatatatatatatatatatatataattcttcTTGTGGGGGTtgtgtcatttgatttacacaacatgcttaccactttgaagatgcaagtttttatatatatatatatgagatcatgtgacacttagaatgcacacaggtggactttaacttggggaggcagggtagcctagtggttagagcgttgggctagtaaccgaaaggttgcaaattcaaatccccgagctgacaaggtacaactctgtcgttctgcccctgaccaaggcagtcattgaaattaagaatttgttcttaactgactttcctcgttaaataaaggtaaaataactaattatgtgacttctgaaggtaattggttgcaccagaacttatttagaggcttcataacaaagggggtgaatatgCATGCACCAGttttctgtttctgttaaaaaaaaataataatatttttttcatttcacttcacccaCTTGGGCTATTTTGTGTGTGTCAATTGCATGAAATCCAagtaaaaatccattttaatttcaggttgtaatgcaacaaaataagaaaaacggcaaggggggtgaatacttttgcaaggcactgtgcaTAACTTGTAGCTTGGTCATATAGCTTGTGCAAGGTCATATAGATATTGCCCATTAATAGTAAAGATTAGGCTAATGTTGCAAGCTACATTTCTGTAAGAAAATATTTAAGCTGTATTCATACACATGGTGGACTAAGACATATGCTCACGCATAATCCTTTTCCCAATCCTCATCCATAGATCTCCTCCTTCGGTGGGCTCATCCTGAACGAAGGTGTGAATTGGCTGCTGAAGCATATTCTACGGGAGCCCCGCCCATGTGAAGGTGAGGAAAGCGACAATTCACTTACTGTAGTGACCCAGtacattcggaatgtattcaggcgccttgactttttccacatttgttacttTAAAGTCTTATTCAAAAAACAAATTAGAAAATTCGAGGCGTCTGAacttttcaaaatgtttttttttttttacatttttgtatttcacctttatttaaccaggtaagctagttgagaacaagttctcatttacaactgcgactgggccaagataaagcaaagcactgCGACAAACACAGAGTTAAATgaaataaacaagcatacagtaaACACAATAgaggaaaaaaaagaaagtctatatacagtgtgtgcaaatggcatgaggaggtaaggcaataaataggccatagtagcaaagtaattacaatttagcagattaacactggagttatggatgagcagatgatggtgtgtaagtagtgatacttgtgtgcaaaagagcagcaaagtaaataaaaacaatataggGGTGaagtaggtagattgggtgggctatttacagctggactatgtacagctgcagtgatcggttagctgctcagatagctgatgtttaatgttagtgagggaaatgtatgtctccagcttcagcgatttttgcaattcgttccagtcactggcaagagagaactggaaggaaaggcggtcaggcagctattttgtaaatgacatcgccgaggatcggtaggatagtcagttttactagggtaagtttggcggcgtgagtgaaggaggctttgttgcgaaatagaaagttgattctagatttgattttggattggaaatgtttgatatgagtcgaaggagagtttacagtctagccagatacctaggtatttgtagttgtccacttattctaggtcagaaccgtcgagagtagtgatgctcgtcgggcgggcgggtgcgggcagcgaacggttgaaaagcatgcatttggttttgctagcgtttaagagcagttggaggccacagaaggagtgttgtatgtcattgaagcttgtttggaggttagttcacacagtgtccaaagaagggccagatgtataaagaatggtgttgtctgcatagaggtggatcagggaatcacccgcagcaagagcgacatcgttgatatatacagagaaaagagtcagcctgagaattgaactctgtggtacccccatagactgccagaggtctggacaacagaccctccaatttgacacactgaactctatctgcgaagttgttggtgaaccaggcaaggcagtcatttgagaaaccaaggctattgagtctgccaataagaatacggtgattgacagagtcgaaagccatggccaggtcgatgaagacggctgcacagtactgtcttatatcgatggcggttatgatatcgtttagtaccttgtgcgtggctgaggtgcacccgtgaccagctcggaaaccgggttgcacagcggagaaggtacggtgatattctaaatggtcagtgatctgtttattaacttggctttcaaagactttagaaaggcagggcaggatggatataggtctgtaacagtttgggtctagagtgtcaccccctttgaagagggagatgaccgcggcagctttccaatctttagggatctcggacagaatgagaggttgaacagactggtaataggggttgcaacaatggcggcagatcattttagaaagcgAGGGTCCaggattgtctagcccagctgatttgtacgagtccaggttttgcaggtttgggtgaaggagaagctggggaggcttgggcaagtagctgcgaggggtgcggagctgttggccggggttggggtagccaggaggaaagcatggccagccgtagagaaatgcttattgacatttttgattatcatggatttatcggtggtgaccgtgttacctagcctcagtgcagtgggcagctgggaggaggtgttcttgttctccatggactttagtgtcccaaaaccttttggagttcGAGCTACAGGATGCCaatttatgtttgaaaaagctagcctttgctttcctgactgactgtgtgtattggttcctgacttccctgaacagttgcagaTTTACAGATTTAAGATTGTAGCTGGTCttttccttgataatttgtgtgagattgagggcatctagcttagattgtaggactgctagGGTGTttagcatatcccagtttaggtcacctaacaagaacgaactctgaagatagatggggggccatcaattcacatatggtgtccagggcacagctgggagctgagtggggtctataacaggcggcaacagtgagagacttatttctggagagattcatttttaaaatttgaacctcgaactgtttgggcatagacctggaaagtatgaaaGAACTTTGCAAGCTATCTCCGTGACGACGAAGGGACTGGGACAGATGGCGAAATAGGTATTTTAGTTGTGGGAATtttgtttgctagccgggagatgtgcCTGGCTCTGGGCTTGTTTCGGGGCTGGGTCACTCagtggcagctagctagctgtgattaTCAATGGTCCAGTGTTTACGGCAGGAATCTTGCGTTGTAGTGGAGAAAAACAGTCCGAGGCTGGCAGgcattatccaggctaaaaaaacGGCTGGTGCCTGAGCAGAGGGTAAAGGctgctaacaatgactaaatggATAGTAACTTAGTTAATTAGCTGGCTACCTTCTGGTGAAAGTTTTGGCTATAGGGTCTAAAAAAAAAATAGTGGATCCGTGTCACATTGAGTGAGGCGTGTTcccggaaggtatatttaatttaaaaatggaaaaagCGATTGAAAAATAaattggaatatatatatatatatatatatatatatacaaaaaaatctgaaaaatACAAAAAGTAAACGAGAGGACAACAAACCACCTCTGCACTGCTACGTCACCTTGGATATGTCTGTACACATACAAATAATGCCAATACAGTGTCTGTCCGTGCATCAAATAAATATACAGTTGGTGTATTGTGTTAATTCTCAGAGTAAAACACTCAACGGACACTGAAAGCTTAAACAAGTTTATTCTTCCCTGCAttagacaaaaaaaaacattttcacacaagcactgatatttaaccgtTCCTCATAAGTTGAGTCTCCTACCCATCTGTACAAACATCATTCTTTACTGCTAGGCAGGACACTAGTGATACGGACCACACCCCCATCACTAATCCATGGCTCTCTCCCCTTACCATTCACGCCTGCCACATGTAATCGCTCCCCTACACTCATCACATTCCAAGCTTAGTTGCACACACtacataccttcctcctataaccattaacttctgatgTAGACCCTCTAAACCTCAGCACTCTCTCAGTAACATGAAGTAGatttcatattctcagaacccaacaATGGTAACATAAGTTCATATTGTAGGCAAGACTGCAAGAATGCAGAAATGGTACACAGCATTACTAAGTTCATGCTTCCAGGATGCAGCGAGACACAGATTTTTGTATTAGTCAAAAACAAATGAGCCAATTGCTTTTGTATGGGTCACAGTGGAGAGAACGGGGAGCATTCTCAGTTGTCAGTCGATTTAACGTAGTAGGTTTTATTGGTTTCTTTCAGTCATAGACCGAATTGAACACCAATTTATAATCTTCACATCAATCATATAATCCCAAACTAGCAAAACACTTCATATGATAGTGGTAATATATACACAAAACAACAATACTATGGGTGGCAGCTTGTTGAAGGCATTTCTAACGGAAGCATCTCTGACATTAACCGTCACGAGTTTTACTAATTTCAGCTTTTGATGGACAAAAATGCCCATAAATATTTATGATTGTCATAGCGTGTGGTTAAACTCTGTTCTATTTGTGATTGTCATAGCGTGTGGTTAAACCCTGTTCTATTTGTGATTGTCATAGCGTGTGGTTAAACCCTGTTCTATTTGTGATTGTCATAGCGTGTGGTTAAACCCTGTTCTATTTGTGATTGTCATAGCGTGTGGTTAAACTCTGTTCTATTTGTGATTGTCATAGCGTGTGGTTAAACCCTGTTCTATTTGTGATTGTCATAGCGTGTGGTTAAACCCTGTTCTATTTGTGATTGTCATAGCGTGTGGTTAAACCCTGTTCTATTTGTGATTGTCATAGCGTGTGGTTAAACTCTGTTCTATTTGTGATTGTCATAGAGTGTGGTTAAACCCTGTTCTATTTGTGATTGTCATAGCGTGTGATTAAACCCTGTTCTTCTGTATCTTTTCTCAGGAGCTCACACAACCCTGACAACAGAGTATGGGATGCCCTCCAGTCATTCCCAGTTCATCTGGTTTTTTGTTGTTTACTTCTTTCTTTTCCTTTATTTAAGGTGAGTTACCATTCTCTCGCAGACTACATTTATTTAAAAGGGGAAAAAATTCTGCATTGTAGCCATACATAACATTTGATGTCGGCTGACGCACTTTGCCCCCTGTGTCTAGAATGCATCAAACGAACAACGCTCGGTGTGTGGAGCTGCTGTGGAGACACATACTGTCCATCAGCTTGTTGGGCGTGGCCTTATCAGTGTCATACAGCAGGTGAGGGACAAGTTAATTTATCTtgattttaatgtatttttagACCATGACACATTTGTCAATTTGGTCCCAACTCTTAACCATTTAGCACAATTGCacaatttttatttaaaaaatgctcAATGTACCTTTTCGCagggtgtacctgttgtaccacACTTGGAGTCAGGTCTTCTATGGGGGAGTGGCCGGTAGCACCATAGGAGTAGTCTGGTTCTTCTTCACACAGGAGGTGCTTACACCGCTATTCCCCAAGATAGCAGCATGGTAAAGAACAGGGACACCTCTCAGGGGGGCACACAGGCTTAGCAAGAAGTGAACCATCAGAGCCTGGCACAGATTTGGGCAGCGTATACTGTAGCTACTGATGTGTTCATCTTGATTATCTGTTGTGTACTTTTCCCTTTCTCAGTGTGTCTCCATTTTTTATTTTGTCCCACCTCTCTCGCCATCCTTGACTGCTGACAGGCCGATATCAGAGTTCTTTCTGGTGCGGGACACGAGCCTGATCCCCAACATCCTTTGGTTTGAGTACACAGTGACCAGGTCAGAGGCGAGGTAAGGGACATATTTTAATAACCACATTAGGTGGGAATCTGTGTGACTCCAAATAGAGTTGATGTTTTTAACCATGTTTACCTGTGTAGTAATGGTTTGAATGTCTGCTTATCCTCCAGAAACAGACAACGGAAGCTTGGAACAAAGCTTCAGTGATCTCAGCAGTTCCTTGGAGAAATTGAGTAaaggaacatacacacacacacacgctcgctcaCTCATTAAAAAACACACTGGAGAATCAATTATCTTCTGGACTGACCTGGTTGAAATGGTATAAAGGCCATCGATTTACAGGTGGACCAAGAGAGTGTCTGGACTCGGCCCGGATTCCACAGCCTGAGCAAGTCCGTCCATATGCCTCTCCTTGTATAGCTTGCCGAAATGCTCCCCCAATGCATGCAAGACTGTGCAAGAGGTATACTATTTAATGATAAATTAATAtaaactcggcaaaaaaagaaacatcctctcactgtcaactgcgtttattttcagaaaacttaacatgtgtaaatatttgtatgaacataacgagattcaacaactgagacataaactgaacaagttccaatGTCATGTGACTAACAAATGGAATGTGTCAAAgggggtgtcaaaatcaaaaataacagtcagtatctggtgtggccatcagctgcattaagtactgcagtgcatctcttcctcatggactg includes these proteins:
- the dolpp1 gene encoding dolichyldiphosphatase 1 isoform X1 codes for the protein MASEEQCSVPLRWRSISLTHIEFPAGDLTGQVLAYTSLLPIAILVGFVTLIVFKRELHTISSFGGLILNEGVNWLLKHILREPRPCEGAHTTLTTEYGMPSSHSQFIWFFVVYFFLFLYLRMHQTNNARCVELLWRHILSISLLGVALSVSYSRVYLLYHTWSQVFYGGVAGSTIGVVWFFFTQEVLTPLFPKIAAWPISEFFLVRDTSLIPNILWFEYTVTRSEARNRQRKLGTKLQ
- the dolpp1 gene encoding dolichyldiphosphatase 1 isoform X2, whose product is MASEEQCSVPLRWRSISLTHIEFPAGDLTGQVLAYTSLLPIAILVGFVTLIVFKRELHTISSFGGLILNEGVNWLLKHILREPRPCEGAHTTLTTEYGMPSSHSQFIWFFVVYFFLFLYLRMHQTNNARCVELLWRHILSISLLGVALSVSYSRVYLLYHTWSQVFYGGVAGSTIGVVWFFFTQEVLTPLFPKIAACVSPFFILSHLSRHP